Genomic window (Bacillus pumilus):
TTTTAAATGGCGGAGCATCGTTTCTGATTCTTTTAGCCGCTTATGGTCGATATCATATAAAGCGAATTCAAAACCGCTTAGTGCAGGGACGAACAAACAATCTCCTAATATATTTTTAGCAAATACGGTACTCCCTGCACCGATAAATGTAATTTTAGACATAGACGACTCTCCTTTTAACATCAAATATGTGGAACTACCCTTTGACAGAGCCTTGTGAAAGCCCTGCGATAAAATATTTTTGCAACAGTAAAAACATCGTCACCATTGGCAGCATCGCAATGAGTGCAGCGGCACCAACGAGCTGGAGCTGATGTTGATTTTGACCAAAAAAATGGGATAGGGCGACTGTGAGTGTATGCATCTCTTTATCTTGCAAAAAGAAGATAGCAAATTGATAGTCGTTCCAAATATACACACAGGCAATGATTAAAACAGATGCGGTAATTGGCTTCAGAAGCGGAAAAACGACGGTGAAAAAAACTCTAAGTGTCCCCGCTCCATCAATACGGGCTGCTTCTTCAAGCTCCTTTGGAATTGTCGACCGGATAAAGCCTGCGTATAAGAAAATGGTTAGCGGTAAAAAAGCAGCGACATTATTTAAAATAGCGATTTGATAGGTGTTCATCATCCCGATTTGAACGACCATTTTATAGAGCGGGACAAGTGCTGTGAGCGGTGGAATAACCATAATAGCGATGAATAAAACATAAACTGCTTTATTAAGCTTTGTGCTTCTTCTTGCGAGCGGATAAGCTGCAAGAGATCCAAGAATGATGAGTAATACAGCGGAGCTGAACGTAATGATCACGGTATTCAAAAAGGACTGACCAAGCTGAGCCTCTGTCCATGCCGTGTGAAAGTTTTCAAGATGAAGTGCTTTCGGAAACAGCCATTTTGAGCTGAAATCACCTATCCCCTTTAATGATGTCGTCACCAAGATATAAAATGGAATGAGATGAAGCGTTGTAATCAAAAGAGCGAGGAAGGTATACCATCTCTTCTTACGTTTAAAGGCGTTATCCATCACACCTCGGTCTCCTTTCGTTTGAAATAAATGAGCGCTGCGGCACTAATGACAAGAATAATGACCGCCATGAAGACTCCTTGTGTTGCTGCATAGCCTGCATCTTGACGTTTGAAATACAGATCATACATAAAGGTTGACATGGATTGCGAGGAATCGCCAGGTCCGCCGCCTGTAAGTGCCACAATGACATCAAAGAGCTTGAGCCCGCCAATGATATTGAGCACAATGTTAATGGTGATGGATGGCATAAGGAGCGGCAATGTGATCCGCCTGAATTGCTGGAGGCTTGATGCGCCATCTAGTTGTGCCGCTTCATAATAATCCTTAGGAATACTTTGCAGGCCTGCTAAGTAAATAATCATTGCAATCCCAACGAATTGATAGGTGTTGACAAGCACAATGATCCATGTGTTTAATTGCGGATTCCCAAGCACATTCATTTGGTCAAAACCGAAAAACATCATCACATCGTTTAAGGCACCACCTTGGTAAGCAAACACAAAATACCAAATATAGCCCATCGCAATCGGACTGATCATGACAGGTAAATAGATGACTGTTCTTGTAATGGCTCTCATCTTTAAGCTTTGATTTAATAAGAGAGCATATCCAAGTCCGATGATATTTTGTAAGATTGTGCTTCCGATTCCGTATAGAAGCGTATTTTTGACTACAAGCCATGTTGTTGGGTCCTGAAGCAGACGTTTATATTGATTAAGGCCCACCCACTCATAAGTTTGTGAGAACCCGTTCCAATTCGTAAAAGAAAGCTGAATTCCGTTCAAAAAAGGATAAACGATAAAGGTACTGACAACGAGAACAGCTGGCATGTACATCCACCAAAGGGATGAATCCTGTCTTCTTTTCATTTTCTGTTTTCGTAAAGAGGTGAATGAGGCTGGCTGCTGTGCTTTTGTGATGTCATTCATTGGCTTCACTCCTGTTTCAGCATGGGCCTGCTATTGTTTTTTCAGACGTTTATATTCCTCTTCCATCTTCTTCGATAATTTCTCTGGTGTGACGGAGCCTGCTAATAATTCTTGACCCGATGTTGCCATGACAGCCCACATGCCGCTTGGTAAGTATTTTCGATCGAAATACGGTTCAATCTTCACCTCTTTATACTCTTCGTAAAACGTAGAGTAATAGTTTTTCGCTTTTACTTGCTTTAAAGCTGCTTCAGAGGATGTGCCTTCTGCGATTTTTTTCACATTTTCAGGCTTTGCGAGAAAATCGATGAATTGTTTTGCTTCTTTTAAATGTTTGGAGTCCTTCCAGGCAGCGACAGTAAACCGTTCTCCTCCAATCCAGCTTTGCTTATCTCCTTCATGAATAGATGGAACAGGCATTGTGCCGACTTTGATCGATGGATTGAGTTCAGATGTTTCAGGTCCTAAAGAGCCTCCGACAAAGGTGAAGGCTATTTTGTTTTGTGCCATCAGTTCAGGTGCTTGAGAGAGTTTTGCTGTGAGGACATCTTTGTTTAAAAGATCTTGATCTTTCAACTCCTCCATGAACTGTGCAAGCGGTGTATAAAGAGACCAATCAAATGATCCGTTTTCAAGTTCTTCTCCGTATTGATGTTTTGGATCGGTGATTAATAAAGGGGTGGCTAGTTCATCAAAAACTTGGGCGATATTTGAGTTGTCTCCTCCTGGTATCCAGAGCGGTACAACCTCTCCTTTGCTCTTTTCTTTAACAGCCAGCAAAGCAGATTTTAGTTCATCAAGTGTTCTAGGAACTTCAATGTGATATTCCTTTAATAGATTGGCATTAAAGCTTAGCCCGTCTTTTGCTTGATTCAGCGGATAAGCATATACTTTGCCATCTTGGTCCTTTAAAATCTGATCGAGTGAAGGATCAAGATGTTTGACCCAATCCATCTCTTTTAAATCAGCCACATACTCGCTATAACGCAGTTTGGCCCAGCCATGTGTGTCAAACAGATCCGGCATATCTTTTGCTCCCATTTTGACGCGGATCATATCTTCATAGCTATTGCCTGGGAAGTTGGCATCGATTCTAATTTGAGGATGCTCCTTTTCAAATTCACGAATCACTTCTTCAAATGTTTTTCTCTCCCCACTATTACTCATCGTCGAAAAGAGAGTCAGGGTGACCTTTCCGTTTGCTTCGGACGTACTGTGATTGCTACAAGCAGACAAAAGAATGGTTAAAACTAAAGCCGCAGTCATGAGCATGATTTTTTTATTCATGGTATCCTCCTTTTAATCACTGAAAATTCAGACGATAATCGGTAGAATTCATGCAGTTGCGGAAACAAAGGAAGTCCATTATACTGGAATTCTATTCTTTTCAAAGAGATAAGAGAGCATACCGGCTGGCTGCCTTGTTCTTTAGCATCATCTGGCCATCATGCTAAGTAGCTTGCTTTCTGCTTTTTTGTCTCTTTTTTGTTTGCTGAAATATTGGTTCACCCCCTTTCATGGATGAGACATGTACTGCCCCGTTCGATGAGTTTTGTTGGCACGACGACTTTTAGAGGGAGCTTTCTGCCGTTTATTCGCTCAAGCAAAAGCTTCAAGCCGACTTCCCCCATTTCTTCTGTATATACTTTCACGGTTGTAAGCGGCGGACTTGAAAATGAAGCAGCTTCAATGTCATTAAACCCAACAATGGATACGTCCAAAGGTACACGTAGACCGGCTTCGTTGAGTGCGCGCATTGCACCGATCGCCATTGAATCACTCCCAATAAAAAAGGCTTGTGGAAGCTTTCCTTTTTTAATAGCTTGTTGCATGAGCGTATAGCCATCTTGCATGGAGTATTCCCCAATGTGAATGTCATCCATATGAAGACCTCCCGCCTCCTGCATTCTTCTCATAAACGTCGTTTGTCTTTCGTCCTCAATTACAGCATTTCCGTCGAAATAATGCTCCCGCTCTTTTCCGCCAATATAGCCTAGATGAGTATAGCCAAGCGATTGCAGGTGGCGAATCGCTCGATCTGCCGCTCTGACAAAATCGACATGCACACAATCATACAAATCTTCATCCGCATAATGATTAATAAAAACAATGTGTTCCATTCTGTTTGTCATTTTTTCAACCGTATCAGGGCTGATTCGTCCAATGACAATCAAACCGTCAATATCCTTTAGCATCGCCCTTTTGTCCATGCTTCTCAGGCGAAAGGTATGGAGGGTAGACAGACCTTGTTTGGCATATTCTTTTTCAATACCTTTTCGAATCGATGAAAAAAAGGGATCATTTAATTCTTCGTCAATGGATTGAGCGACAACGATACCGATGACTGGGGATTCAGATGGGCTGTTTTCCTCTGCTTGATCGGCTTTTCTTGCTCTCACTGGGGTATAGTTTAACTTCTTTGCAATGTCGAGGATGTTTTGTCTTGTTGCGTGAGAAACGGCAAGTGTTTGATCGCCATTTAACACACGGGAGACAGTAGAAACGGATACTTTAGCATCATGAGCAATATCTTTGAGTGTGGTCATAGGCAAACTCCTCTTGGTTTTTGACTAAATATTTACTAAAGATATTTGAAGGATAACACATTAATAAAGCGTTTTCAATTGTGATTTTTTGATTTTTTATTTTGCTTTTGAGTAGTTTTATGGGTTTTAGTAAAATTGCGTAAAAAAAGAGGATTCATTTGATCCTCTTTTAGTCACGTGATTCAATTGAGGCTGTTTCTTTTGTAAACAACTGTTCCATTGTCTGCCAAGCCGTGTCGAGTTGTTTGTGAAGTCCAAATAAACCTGAGTTGCCGATAATATAAATCTCGTTTCCAGCCTCAGCAAGCAGCCGGAACGTGCTCTCATTACAAGAGCCGTCTACTTCAATTGAATATGAGTACCCTTCTTGCTCTTTTATCTTTCTCACCTTTTTGATTTTACAAAGCATTTCTTTAATAAAAGGCTGTCCTGCAAAGCCTGGATCGATTGTCATGATCGTCACTCGGTCTATTAAATGTATAAAGGAATCTAACGCCGAAATTGGTGTGGCGGGGTTTAAGACAAAGCCGACTTTGCAGTCTCTTTGATGAATATGCCGAATGATCCTAAAAACGTCTCTTTGCACGACCTCTGGGTGTAAGCAGATCATGCTTGCGCCTGCATCAATGCAGGCATCGATTAAAAATTCTTGGGGGTACTCTGCCATAAGGTGAACATCAATTGGTTTATCTGTCAGTTTTCTAAGCTCTTCTATGAAAAAGGGTGATAAGGTGATATTTTTCACGTAATGACCATCCATGACGTCGACATGATATCGATCTGCTCTCGTGTTGAGTATATGAATATGTTCGCGGAAGTGCGTTAAATCCATGCACATCAGTGAAGGTGAAAAAATGGCTGTCATTCTTAGGCTCCTCCTTTTTACAGTTGAAATAAAAGCTTGATCATTCCAATCAAGATGCCGATGATACCAAAGTCTGTATCTCCAAAAGTTGTCCCTTCAAAGCCAAGGGTGCCTAGCACAGGTAATAAACAAGCAGGTAAAAAAGAAAGAAGCAATCCATTCACAAAGGCCCCAGCGACAGCCCCTCTCACACCTCCTGTTGCATTGCCATACACCCCTGCTGTAGCGCCGCAAAAAAAGTGCGGAACAAGACCAGGGACAATGACAGTTAATCCAAACAAAGGTAAAAGAAAAATGGATACGATCCCTCCTGCAAAGCTGCACAAAAAACCGATAATGACTGCATTTGGAGCAAATGGAAAAACGGTTGGTGCATCAAGTGCCGGCTTTGCCCCTTTCACAAAACGATCAGCAATACCTTTGAAAGCAGGCACGATTTCACCGATTGCCATCCGCACCCCAGCTAAAATAATGTATACACCAGCAGCAAAGGTAATCGCCTGAATGAGAATGAAGACAGCGAAGTTCGTGCCCCCACTCATTTGTTCTATAAAGGGAATCCCAGCAAACGGTGCAATCGCAAAGAACAGAAAAGCCATCGTGATCGAAATGGCCACAGATGTATCTCTTAGAAAGCCGAGTGATTTAGGTACTTGAATGGTTTCCGTCGATTTCTCTGGACGACCGACCCATTTGCCGATCATTCCCGCTGTAAAATAACCGAAAGTGCTGAAGTGTCCGAGTGCCAGATCATCGCTTCCAGTGACTTTTCTTGTGAATGGCTGAAGAATAGCGGGTGCAATGACCATAGCCGTTCCTAATATAATTGAACCGATGGTGACAAGAAACGCTCCTTGCATACCAGCT
Coding sequences:
- a CDS encoding carbohydrate ABC transporter permease, which gives rise to MDNAFKRKKRWYTFLALLITTLHLIPFYILVTTSLKGIGDFSSKWLFPKALHLENFHTAWTEAQLGQSFLNTVIITFSSAVLLIILGSLAAYPLARRSTKLNKAVYVLFIAIMVIPPLTALVPLYKMVVQIGMMNTYQIAILNNVAAFLPLTIFLYAGFIRSTIPKELEEAARIDGAGTLRVFFTVVFPLLKPITASVLIIACVYIWNDYQFAIFFLQDKEMHTLTVALSHFFGQNQHQLQLVGAAALIAMLPMVTMFLLLQKYFIAGLSQGSVKG
- a CDS encoding carbohydrate ABC transporter permease, coding for MNDITKAQQPASFTSLRKQKMKRRQDSSLWWMYMPAVLVVSTFIVYPFLNGIQLSFTNWNGFSQTYEWVGLNQYKRLLQDPTTWLVVKNTLLYGIGSTILQNIIGLGYALLLNQSLKMRAITRTVIYLPVMISPIAMGYIWYFVFAYQGGALNDVMMFFGFDQMNVLGNPQLNTWIIVLVNTYQFVGIAMIIYLAGLQSIPKDYYEAAQLDGASSLQQFRRITLPLLMPSITINIVLNIIGGLKLFDVIVALTGGGPGDSSQSMSTFMYDLYFKRQDAGYAATQGVFMAVIILVISAAALIYFKRKETEV
- a CDS encoding ABC transporter substrate-binding protein encodes the protein MNKKIMLMTAALVLTILLSACSNHSTSEANGKVTLTLFSTMSNSGERKTFEEVIREFEKEHPQIRIDANFPGNSYEDMIRVKMGAKDMPDLFDTHGWAKLRYSEYVADLKEMDWVKHLDPSLDQILKDQDGKVYAYPLNQAKDGLSFNANLLKEYHIEVPRTLDELKSALLAVKEKSKGEVVPLWIPGGDNSNIAQVFDELATPLLITDPKHQYGEELENGSFDWSLYTPLAQFMEELKDQDLLNKDVLTAKLSQAPELMAQNKIAFTFVGGSLGPETSELNPSIKVGTMPVPSIHEGDKQSWIGGERFTVAAWKDSKHLKEAKQFIDFLAKPENVKKIAEGTSSEAALKQVKAKNYYSTFYEEYKEVKIEPYFDRKYLPSGMWAVMATSGQELLAGSVTPEKLSKKMEEEYKRLKKQ
- a CDS encoding LacI family DNA-binding transcriptional regulator is translated as MTTLKDIAHDAKVSVSTVSRVLNGDQTLAVSHATRQNILDIAKKLNYTPVRARKADQAEENSPSESPVIGIVVAQSIDEELNDPFFSSIRKGIEKEYAKQGLSTLHTFRLRSMDKRAMLKDIDGLIVIGRISPDTVEKMTNRMEHIVFINHYADEDLYDCVHVDFVRAADRAIRHLQSLGYTHLGYIGGKEREHYFDGNAVIEDERQTTFMRRMQEAGGLHMDDIHIGEYSMQDGYTLMQQAIKKGKLPQAFFIGSDSMAIGAMRALNEAGLRVPLDVSIVGFNDIEAASFSSPPLTTVKVYTEEMGEVGLKLLLERINGRKLPLKVVVPTKLIERGSTCLIHERG
- the alsE gene encoding D-allulose 6-phosphate 3-epimerase; protein product: MTAIFSPSLMCMDLTHFREHIHILNTRADRYHVDVMDGHYVKNITLSPFFIEELRKLTDKPIDVHLMAEYPQEFLIDACIDAGASMICLHPEVVQRDVFRIIRHIHQRDCKVGFVLNPATPISALDSFIHLIDRVTIMTIDPGFAGQPFIKEMLCKIKKVRKIKEQEGYSYSIEVDGSCNESTFRLLAEAGNEIYIIGNSGLFGLHKQLDTAWQTMEQLFTKETASIESRD
- a CDS encoding PTS ascorbate transporter subunit IIC, with product MIELIMNDILGTPAILIGLFALAGLLLQKKSATDTVSGTLKTTMGFLILGAGATVVSDSLGVFRKMFEAAFHIQGVVPNTDAMAAIAQKEFGTQTALIMIFGMLVNLLLAKFTPFKYVFLTGHHTLYMAAMLAVVLSTAGMQGAFLVTIGSIILGTAMVIAPAILQPFTRKVTGSDDLALGHFSTFGYFTAGMIGKWVGRPEKSTETIQVPKSLGFLRDTSVAISITMAFLFFAIAPFAGIPFIEQMSGGTNFAVFILIQAITFAAGVYIILAGVRMAIGEIVPAFKGIADRFVKGAKPALDAPTVFPFAPNAVIIGFLCSFAGGIVSIFLLPLFGLTVIVPGLVPHFFCGATAGVYGNATGGVRGAVAGAFVNGLLLSFLPACLLPVLGTLGFEGTTFGDTDFGIIGILIGMIKLLFQL